CTCCCTGGCTTAAGGCGAACTTCCTCGCGGGCCTTTTCGGGGCAGAGCTTTCCGCGCCCAAGGCCGTAAGCGGCCACGAGTACAACCTGGTCCCTCCGGTGCTTTCCCAATCCAAGCGCCGAAGCTTCCTGGAGGAAGGGCGTGCCTTCACCGAAGACCTCGCCCGCCTGGTGGCCTCCTTGGGCCTCGAGGTCCAGGACCTTCGCGAGGAGGCCGACTGGGAGGAACCCGAGGACCCCTCTCACCGCTTCAAGCTCATCCTCCGCTCCACGCCGGAGAACCTCGCCCGGCTTTACGAGGAGGTGGGCTACGCCTACGCTCCTAAGAAGGCGCGCCTCGCCCTTCTCGCCGCCCTTTACCTCCGCCTGAAACAGGCCCACCTGGCTCGGAGGGAGTCTATGGCCGCGGAGGTTTTGGCCCTGCGGGAGGCCGGCGAGAAGGTGGCGGCCATCGCCCACCGGCTTGGGGTGCCCCGCCGCTTCGCAGAGCGGACGCTTTACGAGAAGCGGGGCGCTTTCCGGCCCCAGGGCCTTCCCACCTTCCCCGAGTTCGTGGCGGCGCAGGGGGCGATGCTCTTTGACCGGGTGGTGGCCGTGGAGCGGGTGCCTTACGGGGGGAAGGTGTACGACCTTTCCATGGCCCACCCGGACCACAACTTCGTGGCCGAGGGGTTCGTGGTCTCCAACTGCGGCGTCCGCCTCCTCGCCTCCCACCTCACCCTGGAAGACCTCCTCCCCCGCCAGAAGGAGCTCGCCGACGCCCTCTATCGCCTCGTCCCCTCGGGGGTGGGAAGCGAAAGGCGGGACGTGCGCTTTAGCAAAAAGGAGCTCAAAGAAATCCTCAAGGAGGGGGCGGGCTGGCTCGTGAAGCGGGGCTTTGGCTACCCCGAGGACCTGGGCTTCATTGAGTCCCAAGGCCGCCTCCCCTGGGCCAACCCCGACAAGGTCTCGGAAAGGGCCTTTGAGCGGGGGGCCCCCCAGATCGGCACCTTGGGAAGCGGGAACCACTTCCTGGAGGTGCAGTACGTGGACGAGGTCTACGACGAGGAGGCGGCCGAGGCCTACGGGCTCTTCCGGGGACAGGTCACCGTCCTCATCCACACGGGAAGCCGGGGCTTAGGCCACCAGGTCTGCCAGGACTACGTGGAGCGCTTCCTCAAAGCCGCCCCCCGGTACGGCATTGAGCTCGTGGACAAGCAGCTCGCCGCCGCCCCCATAAAGAGCCCCGAGGGCCAGGACTACCTCCAGGCCATGGCCGCCGCCGCCAACTTCGCCTTCGCCAACCGCCAGCTCATCGCCCACTTCGTACGGGAGGCCTTTGAGAAGGTGGGCTTTACCCCCAGGGACCACGGCCTTAGGGTCCTCTACGACCTCGCCCACAACAACGCCAAGTTTGAGGAGCACGGGGGCAGGCGGGTCCTCGTCCACCGCAAGGGGGCCACCCGGGCCTTCGGCCCCGGCCACCCGGAGGTCCCCGAGGCCTACCGCCGGGTGGGCCAGCCCGTTTTGGTGCCCGGGGACATGGGCCGATACTCCTACGTCCTCGCGGGGACGGAAAAGGCCATGGCGGTTTCCTTCGGAAGTAGCTGCCACGGGGCCGGGCGCAAGATGAGCCGCCACCAGGCCAAAAAGGTGGCCCGGGAGCGGAACCTGGTGAAGGAGCTTGCGGAAAGGGGCATCCTGGTGCGGGCCGCCACCCGGGCCACGGTGGACGAGGAGATGCCCGAGGCCTACAAGGACGTCTCCTTGGTGGTGGAGGCGGTGGAGGGAGCGGGGATCGGGAAAAAGGTGGCCCGCCTCAGGCCCCTCATCGTGGTCAAGGGGTAATCCCACCCCATGCTGGCTTGCGCCAGCATGGGGGTCCTGGCAAAGGGCTTCCTCGAGCCAGCTAAGGCCCCCACCGCGGCCTTCGCCGCGGTGGGGGCCCCAAAAGAACCTCCCCGAGCCTTATTTCGGGTAACCCGTGTTGCGAAATCAACGTGCAACCACTTAGGCGAAGGAAGCTCTGGGAAAGGGTATAAGGCTCCATCCGCTTCTCAGAAAGTTTTGGTTTCCTGGGAGGATGAGGCGGTTCGCCCTCCTCCTCTTTTTCGGCCTCGCCCTAGGCCAGACCCTCCTTCCCGTGGAACAGCTGGG
This region of Thermus thermophilus genomic DNA includes:
- a CDS encoding RtcB family protein, whose amino-acid sequence is MRFEKIAPYTYRIPRQGKMRVDAVFFASKEILKDLEAENYASLQQLMNVATLPGIVEPALAMPDIHWGYGFPIGGVAAFDPEEGGVVSPGGVGFDINCLPPGTRILFRDGYTRPIEELAEERAPNLVVWRLGERPEAAQAALLLSREAEELLRLRTEGGFVLEATPDHPLYTPEGMRPAGALRPGDRVAVHPFRGLPYEPPPPLSLLEEEEAEAWARTLGFPQAPRELRARGLLPLRADHPHLPALLRLLGYAFGDGTLYRSGGRAYLVLYGEEEGLREAKADLERLGFRAGGPYLRRRNPTFRGRTFDAAEAGLKVSSRALFLLFRALGLPEGAKAKQGFRLPAWLFALPPWLKANFLAGLFGAELSAPKAVSGHEYNLVPPVLSQSKRRSFLEEGRAFTEDLARLVASLGLEVQDLREEADWEEPEDPSHRFKLILRSTPENLARLYEEVGYAYAPKKARLALLAALYLRLKQAHLARRESMAAEVLALREAGEKVAAIAHRLGVPRRFAERTLYEKRGAFRPQGLPTFPEFVAAQGAMLFDRVVAVERVPYGGKVYDLSMAHPDHNFVAEGFVVSNCGVRLLASHLTLEDLLPRQKELADALYRLVPSGVGSERRDVRFSKKELKEILKEGAGWLVKRGFGYPEDLGFIESQGRLPWANPDKVSERAFERGAPQIGTLGSGNHFLEVQYVDEVYDEEAAEAYGLFRGQVTVLIHTGSRGLGHQVCQDYVERFLKAAPRYGIELVDKQLAAAPIKSPEGQDYLQAMAAAANFAFANRQLIAHFVREAFEKVGFTPRDHGLRVLYDLAHNNAKFEEHGGRRVLVHRKGATRAFGPGHPEVPEAYRRVGQPVLVPGDMGRYSYVLAGTEKAMAVSFGSSCHGAGRKMSRHQAKKVARERNLVKELAERGILVRAATRATVDEEMPEAYKDVSLVVEAVEGAGIGKKVARLRPLIVVKG